One genomic segment of Ignavibacteriota bacterium includes these proteins:
- a CDS encoding lysophospholipid acyltransferase family protein: MLFRNLKKSSLNFIGKHFASILVNMLCGSLKITEHNKEIIESLDEKNQNYVLAFWHGKMIAPWYLFRNTNSSAIISISKDGSILASILEKWNYDVQRGSSNKGGKEVLESLILSAQNGKNVLITPDGPKGPIYKMKAGAVITAKKSGVPIIFTSVFNKKKLVLKSWDKFEIPYFFSEVKIKYSEPYYIDKNLSYDETDKMINTLENVLIDLENDLEKNC; this comes from the coding sequence ATGCTTTTTAGAAATCTCAAAAAAAGTTCTTTGAATTTTATTGGTAAACATTTTGCAAGTATTTTGGTAAACATGCTTTGCGGTTCACTGAAAATAACTGAACATAATAAGGAAATAATTGAATCGCTTGATGAGAAAAATCAAAATTATGTTTTGGCATTTTGGCACGGCAAAATGATCGCTCCATGGTATTTGTTTAGGAATACAAATTCGTCTGCAATAATTAGCATTAGTAAAGATGGAAGTATTTTGGCAAGTATATTAGAAAAATGGAATTATGATGTTCAACGCGGTTCAAGCAATAAAGGCGGAAAAGAGGTTTTGGAAAGTTTAATACTTTCTGCACAAAATGGAAAAAATGTTTTAATTACTCCGGATGGACCAAAAGGACCAATTTATAAAATGAAAGCCGGAGCTGTAATTACAGCAAAAAAAAGTGGAGTTCCAATAATTTTTACTAGTGTTTTCAATAAAAAGAAATTAGTACTAAAAAGTTGGGATAAATTTGAAATCCCATATTTCTTTAGTGAAGTGAAAATAAAATATTCGGAACCATATTATATCGATAAAAATTTATCTTACGATGAAACTGATAAAATGATAAATACTTTGGAAAATGTGCTTATAGATTTAGAAAACGATTTGGAGAAAAATTGTTGA
- the lpxB gene encoding lipid-A-disaccharide synthase produces the protein MNKKIMIIAGEASGDLHGSSLIDELLKIDPALEISGIGGDRMIKSGLKKLHHISEMSFLGFFEIIKHLPFIKKVKNDLITHVKNENIKTVVLIDYPGFNLSIAKSFNQLGIKNIYYISPQIWAWGKGRISKIKNLISRMIVFFPFEKVMYDENQIHSDFVGHPLVSKIDNYNFLTKDELVKKYNLENQKEFLVILPGSRKQEISEFFNDLILGAEKIADEFNFQIVVACADNIEENYIRNFSTVKNFKVIKNDTYSLLKNSAFAIVKSGTSTLETAIIGTPFIVVYKTNFLTYLIGKALIKIKNIALVNIVAEKTIVKELIQNDVNPENIFNSIKIILNDKEILNKLKNDLSEIKRKLNTQGNPSKKAAEIIYSELNAF, from the coding sequence GTGAATAAAAAAATTATGATAATTGCCGGTGAAGCATCTGGAGATTTGCACGGTTCTTCTTTAATTGATGAACTTTTAAAGATTGATCCAGCTTTAGAAATTTCCGGAATTGGCGGCGATAGAATGATCAAGAGCGGATTGAAAAAATTACATCACATAAGTGAAATGTCCTTTCTTGGTTTTTTTGAAATAATAAAACATTTGCCGTTTATAAAAAAAGTTAAAAATGATTTAATCACTCATGTGAAAAATGAAAATATTAAAACAGTAGTTCTTATTGACTATCCCGGATTTAATTTGAGTATTGCAAAAAGTTTTAATCAATTGGGAATAAAAAATATTTATTACATCTCTCCTCAAATCTGGGCTTGGGGAAAAGGCAGAATTTCTAAAATCAAAAATTTAATATCAAGAATGATTGTGTTCTTCCCTTTTGAAAAAGTTATGTATGATGAAAACCAAATTCACTCGGATTTTGTTGGTCATCCGTTGGTAAGTAAAATTGATAATTATAATTTTTTAACAAAAGATGAATTAGTTAAAAAGTACAATTTGGAAAATCAAAAAGAATTTTTAGTAATTCTTCCCGGAAGCAGAAAACAAGAAATAAGCGAATTCTTTAATGATTTAATTTTAGGCGCAGAAAAAATTGCCGATGAATTTAATTTTCAAATAGTTGTTGCTTGCGCTGATAATATTGAAGAAAATTATATTAGAAATTTTTCTACGGTGAAAAATTTCAAAGTAATAAAAAATGATACATACAGTTTATTAAAAAATTCTGCTTTTGCAATTGTTAAATCGGGAACATCAACTTTAGAAACAGCAATTATTGGAACGCCTTTTATTGTTGTTTATAAAACAAATTTTTTAACTTATTTAATTGGTAAAGCTTTAATCAAAATAAAAAATATTGCTCTCGTAAATATTGTTGCAGAAAAAACAATTGTGAAGGAATTAATTCAGAATGATGTAAATCCAGAAAATATTTTTAATTCAATAAAGATTATTTTAAATGACAAAGAAATTTTAAACAAATTGAAAAATGATCTTAGTGAAATAAAAAGAAAGTTAAATACGCAAGGAAATCCAAGTAAGAAAGCTGCAGAAATTATTTACTCGGAATTAAATGCTTTTTAG